The Paroedura picta isolate Pp20150507F unplaced genomic scaffold, Ppicta_v3.0 Ppicta_v3_sca44, whole genome shotgun sequence genome contains the following window.
ccccttccaactctatgattctatgattctatgaaaatgacaGTATGGCATTTTTGAGTTTTATACACTCCCCCTCCCAGCAAACTGACTATAATATCAAATACATGAtcatatatattaaaacattaaaataaactttACAATCAATCAGTGTGGAGAGATATAACCCATCATGACAATCAGAATTCTATACAATGTGGGGAACATTTGCCTCGCCGTAAAAGTGTAGCTTCATATGTGGAACTGGATATGGGTTCAGAGCACAGTCTACTGTCCCTTCTTATCCATAAACAAGTTAGATATGAATTCCTCTGTGAGGTTctggctccttttttatttaattctggctccttttttatttaattctggctccttttttatttaatctggctccttttttatttaatatctatattgatgcattaatcaaacgactaaagaactcagacattcatgcccctaaacttgcagacagaaggttacccatacttatgtttgctgatgatgcagtaattctctcacagaccagaataggcctgaaaagggctttggaagttttggccttgcattgccaggaggaacacctagttatcaattataccaaaacaaaaattatgtgctttaacaacagggcaAATTTTTTTACTTGGCATATTGACCAACACCGTATTGAGCAAGTCAAATGCTTCAAATTTCTTGGTGTGATCTTCCAGTATAACGGAAAGCAAACTGCTCATATTCACTCAGTAGCTAACtctgctcagaagagtgcagcggctatcttaagattctatcgaactaagggtggtggcttcattcctgctgcaatcaaactgttttcagccaaatcactggctcaacttacatatggtgcccaattaggcTCTTACTCCatagagaaaattcaagcaggtttcctaagagccctctttaatgttccaaggtgtacagccaatgtagttctccggcaggaggcagggttgacaaaagtagagaccaggcatggataacaataattaactattggctaaaaattcatcttcaacctgtaggccttattccttctttcttgtcagttaacccacaaaccaattggtgtacagaaataattaacaaacttcttaaaattggcttagcccctgatcatctattagaaacagggcacagacaagcaaaacatctggtctatcaacgacttatggatattgagctacaaaatgagatggccctactcccaagcccatataggttactaaagtcctgggagggattttctactgcaccatacctaacatatatcacctttactaaatttcgatgggctttttcgagggcccagttcaatgcatttccatcagcactgctaagtggaagactgcagcgtgtgcccatagaggaccgattatgcccttgcaattcaggtgtaattgaatcaattgcccacattatattatactgtgacttttataaggttgccagaagccgtttaatcctGCCCTTgttatcaaggtttcctggacttacagatgatcatctggttaacatcttgcttgcagataaaggtAGTTCTGTCTCTTACATGGTGGCACGGTTTTGCTatgctgccagcagagtgcggaagtCTTTGGCTGTTGTTGGtgctgagtgacctgactgtcGGAATGCTGTgttcatgttttgtgcctttgtcaactccctgatgccaAATGTCCAGTTgatgtatgtctgtagatactttgatgctggtcaatgaccgtaataaataaaacaaacaaacaactcaaTGAGGTTTTCTGTAGCCCCAGGTCAAGTTTCCAGAGTTTATGGACATGAATGCCTAAATAACCTAGGTCTGGGCAAACTAACACATACAGGGTGGGATTGGGGACATCCAGTGAGATGTTGATGACCCATGCAGTTTGGCCATGCTAAAACTATACAATTCTTTGATTATTCCATGCAAGGTTAGCTACCAGGCTGAGATGGTTAAGCAAGGAATCTTAAGTAACCATACAGTGTGGAGAACATTTGCCTCACCATGGAAGTGTAGATTTACATGTGGATAAGGGATCAGGAACATGTCAACTGCCCATTCCTACACATGTACAAGTTGCATATGAGCCTCACTGTGATGTTTCCAGGTCAAGTCTCTGGGGTCTATGGACATGGAAGTCATACAAGCTTAGGTCTGTGCAAACAAATACATAGAGGGTGGGAATGAAGACAGCCAGTGGGACGTTGATCACCCATGTTGGGTGACCATGTTCAAACAACACTATTCTTTGCTTATTCCATACTTCCAGGCTGAGATGGTTcaagaaatgtttcagggggttctcaatgttaaaaaaaaagttgagaaaggctggtttggtATTATAGCTTTGACTTGCACTCCTCCAAGTGATCCCAGATCAGGGGTCCCTTGGCAGTAATAGGTGTGCATTTTTGCTTGTAACTTTGATCTTGTGTTATGCAGTTGGACAAAAACATGCGGTATTAATTGTCAAGTTCTCTGTCTtacccccccctgcaaaaagaaagaatgaaagaaaaaacaaagaaaaaaagaaaagaaataatatataaatgGGAAAGGGTTTTTCAGTCGCACATCACAATTAAATGAGCAGAACTCACGGGAATAAGTTGGTAGGCACAGAATATAAatagatctttttttttcatttacacATCATTTTTGGTTTAGATTAGGCAGAAAATAAGTATGTGCCTTGTAGCAAGTTGCACAATGAGATGAAAAGAATTACTTGGGTGTGCATTTTTGCTTGCAACTTTGATCTTATGTTATGCATTTGGACAAAAACATGCTGTATTAATTGTCAAGTTCTGTttcttaaaaggtaaagataaaggtatcccctgtgcaaacactgggtcatgtctgacccttggggtgacgccctccagcgttttcatggcagactcaatacggggtagttttccagtgccttccccagtcattaccatttacccccaagcaagctgggtactcattttaccgacctcagaaggatggaaggctgagtcatccttgagccagctgctgggattgaactcccagcctcatgggcagagctttcagactgcatgtctgctgccttaccactctgcaccacaagaggctcttcagtttcttactcccccccaaaataagaacaaagaaaagaaataatatatCAAATGGGAAAGGGTTTTTCAGTCTCACATCACAATTAAATGAGCTGAACTCTTGGGAATAAGTTGCCAGATGCAGAATATAAATAGAACTCTTTCTCATATACACATCGTTTTTGGTGTGGATTAGACAGAAAATAAGTATGTGCCTTGTAGCAAGTTGCACAATGAGATGAAAGGAATAACTTGGGTGAAAGGATGTGTGGCTTTTAGCAGCAGAAGGAATTGGAGCTGACGTGATCAAGTCACTCGCACATTTTCTCATTGTATCAAGTGTTTCTACTGCTGATATATTTTGCTGTGTATCACAGCTTCCGGAACTTTCTTCTATCCTCAGTTGGGTGTTTCTAATCCATGCTACTTATCTATCTGACCTTATGGGCAGATGGAATGATGAGCCAGTATCTGCAAATTCAGCTACGATCAcagcagaaatggaaaagaagaagaaactcttAGAAAACTGCCTCTTCTAAGGTATTCAATCGCTTATATTGTGGAACTATCAGTAAGTGTGTATGTATTTGTGTCAAGAGTTATTGCAGACCAGGGAGAATGTTCCTCCTTCCCATCATCTATATCCTTTGATTTTACTATTTGAAAGTGTTGAATTGAGCACAAATTGTGCTTAAGAAAAAAAGTTACAGCAGAACCTTTAAGAATACAGTAAGAATGTGGAACGATGCTCAGGAAGTATCCGTTGCCCAAGCTTCTGTGTATGCACAATGTCAATGCATAACACAAGCTGTAGACATTCTGTGCAGTTTGATATACATACTAATCAATTGGCTGGAACCTATAAGGATGGATTTGTACAAACTTAGGTCAACACAATTTAATATAAGGAGTTTGTGTTTAAGGACAGCAGGTGTGATATCTTCTTCCCCGTTTGTATTGTCCTAAGTGAAGAATATACCAGTTTCTTCATAGGTGATTCAATTCAGGGCTGTCTTGAAAACTGAGATGATGAAATAAGGAACCCAGACTGTTAATTcatatttttgaataaaatggtTTCTCTCGTATGTCCTACAGATAGAATGCAGCTGGATATTGAGGGCAAAATGTCCAACCTGACCTCCCCATCTGAATTTCTGCTCTTGGGATTTTCAGAAATCCGACAACTACAGatcttatttttctttgtgtTCTTAGCAGTATATTTAACTATAGTGACTGGCAATCTtctaattgttattgttgttgcactTGATCATCACCTGCACACTCCCATGTACTTTTTTCTCATGAACCTGGCACTTATGGATCTTGGCATAGTTTCCATATCAGTACCTAAAGCTATGGCCAATTCCCTCCTGAACAGCAGGtccatttcttttcctgcctGTGTGGCTCAGGTTTTCTTCCTCGTCTTGCTTGAAGGATCAGATGTGGCCATCTTAACCATAATGGCACACGATCGGCATGTTGCTATCTGCAAGCCATTGCAATATGAGACCATTATGCACAGTGGAGCCTGCATTCAGATGGCAGCTAGTGCATGGATTGCAGGTATACTCGATGGCATCTTACACACTGGAGGAacttttgccatcaccttctgctccaacatgatcaaccagttcttctgtgaaGCCCCACAGATTATAAAACTCTCCTGCTCTGACATGTATCTAGTTGAAGTCGGTTTTATTATGTTCACCTATTTCCTTGCATTTGGATGCTTCATCTTCATCATTGTCTCCtacatgcagatttttaaagcagTGCTCAAAATCCCTTCTGTTCATGGCCAGAAAAAGTCcctctccacttgccttccccacCTCACTGTGGTGTTTTTGCTTATATTTTGTGGCCTCTTTGCCTACTTGAGGCCTCAGAGACACTCTTCAAATGACCAGAATCTTCTTTTTGCGACAATTTATTCTATTCTCCCTCCCTTGCTCAATCCAATCATCTATGgcatgagaaacaaagaaatcaaAGCTGCCTTGTTGAAGCTCCGTGACTTGGGACATTTTCCAAAACTAATAGCAAGGAAACCTCTTGTACAAAAGTGGAGCTGAATACTGTTGTGCAGAGAGTTTTTTTATACATCAGATATTGtgtgtcattttttaaatggcTTACTTCAGAAACAAATGGCTTACTGCAGAAGTGAGGGCAAAGTTCATGTTCTGACtggctgtgaagaagaagaagagttgattcttatatgccgcttttgtcaacccaaaggaggctccaagcggcctacagtcaccttccctttcctctccccacaacagacaccctgtgaggtgggtgaggctgagggagccctgatattattgaagaagagttggttcttatatgctgcttttctctacctgtaggagtctcaaagcggctgacattcatctttccattccactccccacaaccgacacagtgtgaggtgggtgaggctgagagagcccagatattcctgctcagtcaaagcagtttctcagtgctgtggtgagcccaaggaaacccagctggttgcatgtgtttGGGCAGGGTCCAGTGGCAAGGAGCCATGTCAAAAGCACAGGGTCCTGTTATTTCCTTGATCCCTTTTAGAGGTTCTGGTGGATGGTGGAATTATGATGGATCCAGTCCCTGCAGACTGAGCAGTCTTCATACTGGTTGTGGCCCTGCCCCTTCCTATGTCCATCACGATGAACCCTCCAGCATACCTCCTGGTGTTCTTGCATCCTTTGTCTACCTTCTCCTGACCACTCCCATAGCCACCCACTTGCACTTTCCTCAGTGGCACTGAGAGTCATGTATGGCTGAAAATGTCACTGTCTGCAAACTCTTTTCTGGGAATAGTGGGGAGCCCATGTAGCTGAAAGCATCAGAGACAGAGCACTTGCAAGCATGTGAGCAAAGTTAGAGCCCTCAGGCAGGTGGCAGAGGAGGTGTGTGAGCAAGGTCCAGTCACAGTGAGCCCTGCAAGAAGCTCAGGATTGTGGCAGATGTCCCACCTCTCGTGTCAATCCTGAGGGAAATGGAAGTTTTGGGCTTCCTCTTCTTGCTTGTGAGAGTTGAAAATGGTGGGACTTCCATATAGAACTGAATGCATCCCACACAGCGAGGCCTTCCGGAACACTCCTCCTACTTATGGTACCACTGGGGCTCCTGCTTCTCTTAGAAGGTGTCTTGAGCTGACAAAAA
Protein-coding sequences here:
- the LOC143828510 gene encoding olfactory receptor 14A16-like; this translates as MSNLTSPSEFLLLGFSEIRQLQILFFFVFLAVYLTIVTGNLLIVIVVALDHHLHTPMYFFLMNLALMDLGIVSISVPKAMANSLLNSRSISFPACVAQVFFLVLLEGSDVAILTIMAHDRHVAICKPLQYETIMHSGACIQMAASAWIAGILDGILHTGGTFAITFCSNMINQFFCEAPQIIKLSCSDMYLVEVGFIMFTYFLAFGCFIFIIVSYMQIFKAVLKIPSVHGQKKSLSTCLPHLTVVFLLIFCGLFAYLRPQRHSSNDQNLLFATIYSILPPLLNPIIYGMRNKEIKAALLKLRDLGHFPKLIARKPLVQKWS